Sequence from the Mesorhizobium sp. PAMC28654 genome:
ACGCCCCACTCCTCGTCGTGATAGGCACGCATCAGTGGATGCCCTGCGCCCAACTGCTGCGATGATGGTCCGTCATGCCGCGATCTCCCGCGTCTGTTCCAGCTAGCCTACCCCTGCGCCGTTGGACGCACGACCAATTCATTGATGTCGACGCCATCCGGCTGGCTAATGGCAAAACCGATCGCCTCGGCTATGGCGCTGGCCGGAATGGAGGCTTGCTCCACCATCGCGCGGGCTCCGGCCCTGACCTCGGGGCTGGCGATGCCGTCAAACAATTCAGTGCGGGTGAGGCCAGGGCTGACGACCGTCACGCGCAGGTCCCTGCTTTCTTGCCGCAGTCCTTCGGAGAGTGCCCGCACGGCGAATTTGGTGGCGCTGTATACCGCTGCCGTGGGATCGACCCGATGCCCGGAGACGGACGCAACGTTGATGATATGGCCAGACTTCTGCTCGGCCATGATCGGCAGCACGGCGGCGATGCCATTGAGAACGCCGCGAAGATTGACGTCGATCATCTGGTTCCATTCGTCGACACGCAATTCAGCCATGAACGACAGCGGCATAATGCCGGCATTGTTGACCAGAACGTCGACTCGACCGTAGCGCTCATGCGCGGCAGCAACGAAAGCCCTGACGCTGTCGAGGTCGGTCACGTCCAGTTCCTGATGCAGCGCCTGCCCGCCAGCCTGCTTGATGTCCTTGACCAGCGCGGCGAGGCGTTCGGTGCGCCTTGCGCCAAGAACGATCCTGTGGCCATGCACAGCAAGATGGCGGGCCGTTGCCTCACCTATGCCACTGCTGGCGCCGGTGATCAGCACAACCTTGCTCCTTAGGGTTGATGCATTTGTGATTGATGGATTTGCCAAGAGAATGCCCGCCTGATGGTTGATCTCGGGAGCACACTCCCACTGGCGGCGTTATGCGGCGAAGCAACCGTCGAGCGTTATCGCGATACTGCGAGATTTATGCACGATCCTGCAAATCCACCTTGCGACCTCTTGTTCCAGATGCAGGAAAGGATAGTATGACTAGATCGATGAAACCCAGCGATCACAAGCCCGCAGGGGGACAAACTGCTTGATTGCAACGTATGCCGAGATGGCATCGATCATTGCCCGTTTCACCACCGGCGACGGTGAATATTCGACCGCGATCGGCAGTCTTTTCCTCAGTCGCCGCTCCCGCCCGACACAGCCGGTGCGCACCGCGCAATGGCCGTGCTTCGCGCTTGTCGTGCAAGGCGAAAAGAGCCTCGGGCTCGGGCCTGAACTTTATCGCTACGGTGTCGGGGATTACCTCGTGGTCTCACTAGATCTTCCCGTCGCTTCACGCGTGACGCAAGCAAGCGCAGGCCGGCCGCATCTCGGGCTCGGCATGGCGATCGTTCCGAAGGCGCTGAAGGAAGCGCTGGGCCGGATCGATCCGGCACGACCGGCCATTGCCCCGGATGCCATGCGCGGTGTCGCTGTCAATGCAGCGCCGCACGATCTGCTCGACGCGTCCTTGAGGCTGCTGCGGCTGCTGGATCGACCTGAGGACATTGCGGCGATGGCGCCATTGATCGAGCAGGAAATTCTTTATCGCCTGCTTAGCGGCCGGTTTGGCCAGCATCTCCTGCAGATGGCGATGGCCGACACCGTCAGCAACAGGATTGCCCGGGCCACTGCCTGGCTGCGGGAGAATTTCGCGAGGCCACTGCGCATTGAGGCGCTGGCTGAACACGCCGGCATGAGCGCGTCATCCTTGCACCATCAGTTCAAGGCTGTCACAGCGATGACGCCGATGCAGTACCAGAAACAACTGCGCCTGCACGAAGCACGCCGCCTGATGATGATCGAGAAGATGGATGTCGGCACTGCAGGCTATCGTGTCGGCTATCAGAGCCCGTCGCAGTTCAGTCGCGAATACAGGCGGCTCTACGGTTTGCCGCCGCTACGCGACGTTGCCGCTGCCAACGCGTCGCTCGCGGCCGAATAGCGCAAGGCAGCAAGGCGCTTCCCCTTGGCAATGCGCCGGGCGGCTTGTATAGAGCCCGCCACTCCTAACTCCATTCCTCATCACAAGGACGACCACATGGCGCTCGAACGCACCTTTTCCATGATCAAGCCGGACGCGACCCGTCGCAATCTCACCGGCGCCATCACAAAGATGCTGGAGGAGGCCGGTCTGCGCGTCATCGCTTCGCGCCGCGTCTGGATGAGCCGCCGCGAAGCGGAAGGCTTCTATGCCGTCCACAAGGATCGCCCGTTCTTCGGCGAGCTGGTGGAATTCATGTCGTCGGCGCCGACAGTGGTCCAGGTTCTCGAGGGCGAAAACGCCATCGCCAGGAACCGCGAAGTGATGGGCGCGACCAACCCTGCCAATGCCGCCGAAGGCACAATCCGCAAGGTGCACGCGCTGTCGATCGGCGAGAATTCCGTGCATGGCTCCGACGCGCCGGAGACCGCCGCCGAAGAGATCAAGTACTGGTTCTCGGACACCGAGGTCGTCGGCTGAACTGACATTCCATATCATCAGTCATGACCAAAAAAGGCCGGCGAAATGCCGGCCTTACTTTTTCAAGCCGTCAGGTTTCACGCACGAACCGCAGCATGTCGGCATGCAGCCGGTCCATATGCGTGTACATCATGCCGTGCGGCGCGCCCTCATAGACGAGGAAGCGGCAGTCGGGGATGAGCCTGGCCGATGGTTTGCCGGTCAGTTCTATGGGTGCCGAACGGTCGCGATCGCCGTGGATCAACAGCGTCGGAAGCGCGATCTCGCGCAGCTCGGCGCGAAAATCCTGCTCGACCATGTCGCGGCTGCAGGCCAGCGCCACCGGAACCGATACCTGCACCAAGGTGCTGCCCCAGCGGATCATGCCGGGCGACGTCTCAGGAATGAAGAACGGCGCGATGTTGTCGGTCACCCATTTCGAATAGTCGTGCTTCCATAGCGCCCAAAGGGCCTCGAAGCCCTCCCGTGGTGCGCCGTCCGGATTGTCGTCGGTCCTGAGCAGCATCGGCGTCATCGGCGCCAGCAGGACGAGACGCGAAACACGTCCGCCGCCGTGCCGGGTCAGATAGCGCACCGCCTCACCGCCCGCCATGGAATGGCCGACCAGGGTTATGCCGGAAAGATCGAGTTCCTCGATCAACGTTGCAACGTCGTCGGCGAAGGTGTCGTGGTCATAGCCGCCCGCAGGGTGATCGGAGCGGCCATGGCCGCGGCGGTCAAAGCAGATGCAGCGAAACCCTTGCTCGGCGAAAGCGATCATCTGGTAGTCCCACATCTGGCTGCCGAAGCCGAGGCTGCTGAGGAACAACATCGGCTGCCCCTGCCCCCATTCCCGCCAGTAGAGCTGCGTGCCGTCTGTTGCCGTGATGAAAGGCATTTTTTGGTCTCCTCGATAAGGGAATGGCCTGGTGAGCGGTGTCAGGCGGGGACGAACTGGTAATCGACAAGGATGCGACCCCCGTCATCGACGGCCAGAAACTCGAGGCCGGTTGCCAGGACTGCGTCGCTGCCAGCCGGCAGCATCTCCCAATGGAAGGTGACCACATCGTGCAGCAGACGGGCATCCGAAGCAGCGCGAAACCAGTTGCTGTCGTCGCGGACATTCTTCTCGTGCGATCCGCGTATCCGCGCTTCGAGCGCCTCGTAGCCACGCGCTTCACGTGTTCCGACATAGTGCTGGCCATCCGGTACCCACAGCGCTGCGATGGCGTTGCGGCGGCGCACGTCGTCCGTCTCGTTCCACACGGCGACATAGCGGTCGGCAAGCGCCTGGGCATCGATGGTCTTCGTATCAGTCATGGTCTCCACTCCATCCGAACTCATTGACGCGGACGGCAGCGCGCCGCCTCGCTGCATCGAGATTTCGGCTGAGTGGCAGTGGAAATCCATGACCTCAGAGGTCAAAAAGCGACGGCGTCGTCATAGCGAATTTGACCTTGGGGGTCATTGAACAGATGCGGCGGCGCACGCTAGGTTCTGATCATGACCGTGCATCAAACCCCTTTCGGCGTGCTGCTTCGGCGCTGGCGCGAGCAACGCCGGATGACACAGACCGATCTCGCACTGGCGGCAGAGAGTTCGACCAGGCATCTTTCTTATCTTGAGACCGGACGCTCGCGACCCAGCCGCGAGATGGTTGCGCGGCTCGCCGAATGCCTCGCTGTTCCGCTGCGCGATCAGAACACTCTGCTGCTCGCTGCCGGCTTTGCGCCCGGCTTCCAGGAGCGCCCACTGGCGGAGCTGGACGCGGCAAGAAAGGCTATCGACAGCGTGCTGCAGGCGCACAAGCCCTATCCCGCCTTTGCGGTCGACCGCCATTGGAATGTCGTGCTGTCGAATTCGGCCCTGCCGCAGCTCTACGAAGGCTGCTCGGCCGATCTCATGCGTAGCCCGGTCAACGCCGTGCGTCTCATCCTGCATCCCGCCGGAATGGGCCCGCGCATCCTGAACTTCACCTCCTGGCGCGACCACACGCTGCATGTCTTGCGTCAGCAGATCGAGGCGCGAGCCGATCCGGTCATTCAGGGCCTGCTGGCCGAAGTGATGGCCTATCCGGTGCCACCCAACTCTGAAACAGCGGACAGCCAGGACGCAGCACAGCGCCTGGCAACCCCGCTGAGAATCGCGACCCGACTCGGCACTGTTTCCTTCCTCAACACCACCACCGTCTTCGGCACGCCCAACGATGTGACGCTGGCGGAGCTCGCCCTGGAAATGCTGTTTCCGGCTGATGGCCAGACCATCGAAATCGTCAAGGCCATGGTGCGAGCGCCTGCCGCGCTGACGTAGCATACCGGCAATGCTGATGTCGGAGCAGAGCCTTATCACCGCTCGACGACATTCCAGTCGAGCTCAGGCAGGGCAGCATTCGGCCGGGATTGAACTGTGCCGCATTAAGGTCGAGGAATGGGCCACTACATTGCCAATAGTGGAGTTGGCCCGATCATGACCAGCACCGTCCCGGGATTCTTCCAGGGCACCGAGATGCCCACCAGCGGATGGTGGGAAGCGCTGTGGCCTGACCCGGCAGTTGTGCTCGCGGCAACGGGGATCAAGGCGGGCATGAACGTGATCGACCTATGCTCGGGTGACGGCTGGTTCACGCTGCAAATCGCCAAGGTCGCACGTCACGTCATTGCCATCGACATCGACGCCGAATTGCTTGAAGTCGCGCGTCAGCGATTGGCCGAAAACGGCATGACGAATTGCGACTTCATGGCGGGAGACGCCTATGAGCTTGCCCGGCTGGCGTCCGGACCTGCCGACTTTGTTTTCATGGCAAACGCCTTTCATGGCGTTCCTGACCGCCCTCGCCTGGCCCGCGCCGTACATGCGACGCTTGCGCCGGCCGGGCGTTTTGCCATCGTAAACTGGCATCAGACCCCGCGCGAGAAAACCGTTGTGCTGGACGAGCCTCGCGGGCCGAAGACCGAGCTGAGATTGTCTCCCGAACAGACTATCGCCGCCGTCGAGTCCAGCGGCCTGAAGCTTGCGGAACTGATTGACGTGCCGCCTTACCATTACGGTGCCGTCTTCGAAGAATCGACCTCCCGAGGCTGAGCGACTGACGACCGCCTCAGCTTGCCGCGCTGAAGCGCAGGATGTCGCGGTTGTCCTTGTCGGCGATGATCAGCTTGCCGGCATCGATGCGGAAGGATGCCGCCTTGACCAGCGCGTCGAACATCGCCTTCTCCTCGGCCATCACCTCAGGCGCGCAAGCCTTGAAGGTCGAACCGATGTCTCTGATCGCAATCGACTGGCCTTCGACCTTCGCGGTGGCGAAATAGACATTGCAGGGGTCGCTGCCGCCGGCCTTGCCGGCCTCGCTGATCCGCAACGTCGCTCGCGGATCCGCAATCGCGCCGATGCCATCGACATATTCGACGACCCAGCTTTGCCCGAAGACCGGCGCCGGTTCGGCCGACGCCTGTGGCACCATCTTCAGAAGAATGGTCTGCGGCGCATCGGTCAGCGGATCGACCTGATGGCGGATGTCACTGATGAACATGAGCTTGTTGTCGACGGTGATGCGCGCCTGCAGCGCATAGGTCATTCGCGGCAGGATCACAGACGAATCGAACTTTATTTCGAACTGATCGGCACCTGGCCGGGCGGCGACACCTTCTGTTCACCGATGATCGCGGCCGGCGCATCAGCCAGCGAAACATCGGCGAGTTGCACGGAAAGCACGGCATTGGGCGGCAGTGCGATGCGCTCGCGGTACACCACCTCACCTTTCACCGCTTTCTCGGCGGCGACAGACAGTTCCGGCACGGCCAGGATGCCGACGACCAGCGGCGCGAAACCAAAGATGAAGAACTCGGCGATCCTGTCCAGCATGACCTTGCTCCCTTTGCAACGCACAGTTGGCCCAAGAAATACGGTCGTTCCGTGACAGCCGCGCGGTATTATTCGGACGGCGATGTCCATCGCGAGGCCGCCTTGTCATCGGTCTCCTTGGCCTCCACCCAGCCTCCTTCGGAACCGTCGACAAGATGTTCTTTCTTCCAGAACGGCGCACGCGATTTCAGGAAATCCATCAGGAAATTCGCCGCCTCGAATGCCGCCTGCCGGTGCGCGGAAGCGGCCACCACCAGTACAATATTCTCGCCCGGCCGTATCTTGCCGTGACGATGGATTGCCGTCAGCCCTTGTAGCGGCCAGCGCTCGACCGCTTCAGTGGCGATGCGTGCGATTTCGGCTTCGGCCATGCCGGGATAGTGCTCCAGTTCAAGCGCCGAAAGCCTGCCCTGCTCGTCCCGGCAAAGACCGGAGAATGTCACCACGGCGCCGATATCGGCGCGACCGTCCGTCAGCCTGGCGATCTCGGCGGCAATATCGAAATCCTGCGCCTGGATACGCACCATCGGTATGGCCGTGGCCGGCATCTCAGCCTCCGGTCATTGGCGGAAACAGCGCGATCTCACGTGCCCCGGCGATCCTCTCGCGATGATCGACATGTTCCTGGTTTATGGCGACGCGGATGACATCTGGATATTGCAGCGCGTGCTCGTATTCCTCACCACGCGATTTCAACCAGCGCAGCAGGTCGGCGACCGTCTCGATGCCGGCCGGCAAGTCCACGTCCTCTTCCGCCATGCCGATCCGTTCGCGCACCCAGGCGAAGTAGATGAGCCTGGTTTTGCCGCTGCCCATATCACTCGTCCATGATGTGCTTGAGGCCGGCACGGAAGTAGTCGTAGCCGGTGTACAGCGTGACCAGGGCGGCAATCCACAGCAGCACCAGTCCCGTCAGAGTGGTCAGCGGGAAGATCTTGTCGCCAGCCGGTCCGGCCAGCAGAAAGGCGATGGCGACCATCTGGATCGCGGTCTTCCACTTGGCCAGTTGCGTCACGGGCACCGAGACCTTCAGCGCCGCCAGATATTCGCGAAGGCCGGAGACCAGGATTTCGCGACACAGGATAATGATCGCCGCCCACAGCGACCAACCGGCGATGCCGGCATGACGATCGGTGTCGGCCGCCAGCAGCAGCAGGCAGGTGGCGACCAGCAGCTTGTCGGCGATCGGATCAAGCATCTTGCCGATGTTGGAGGTCTGCTGCCAGGCGCGCGCCAGGTAGCCGTCCAGATAATCCGTGATACTCGCCAGCAGGAAGATGACAAGCGCCGACCAGCGGGCAAAGTCGCTCGATTTCAGATGCCCTTCGAGAAAGAAACACAGCACCACCAGCGGCACCGCGACGATGCGGGCATAGGTGAGCATATTGGGCAGGTTGAACGCGCGCTTGGCCATATTTTGGGGAACTCTTTCTGCCTGCGTACTCAAATCAGAAGCGAATGTGGGGGGTCAACAGGCGAGAATCGATTGGCCAGTCCAAAATAGCGTCAAAGTTGATTTCGGCGAGCCTCGTTTCTTGTTTTTGTACATGTCGTTATCCCCCCTGCACCACTTTTGGGTGACATGCGTCAGCTCTCGTGAAAATGGTTGTAGACCAGTTTCGCGATTTGCTCCGAAATGCCGTCGACCTTGACGAGATCCTCGACAGCCGCGCGGCTGACCGCCTTGGCGGTGCCGAAATGCAGCAGCAGCGCACGCTTGCGGCCGGGGCCG
This genomic interval carries:
- a CDS encoding SDR family oxidoreductase codes for the protein MLITGASSGIGEATARHLAVHGHRIVLGARRTERLAALVKDIKQAGGQALHQELDVTDLDSVRAFVAAAHERYGRVDVLVNNAGIMPLSFMAELRVDEWNQMIDVNLRGVLNGIAAVLPIMAEQKSGHIINVASVSGHRVDPTAAVYSATKFAVRALSEGLRQESRDLRVTVVSPGLTRTELFDGIASPEVRAGARAMVEQASIPASAIAEAIGFAISQPDGVDINELVVRPTAQG
- a CDS encoding AraC family transcriptional regulator, with the protein product MASIIARFTTGDGEYSTAIGSLFLSRRSRPTQPVRTAQWPCFALVVQGEKSLGLGPELYRYGVGDYLVVSLDLPVASRVTQASAGRPHLGLGMAIVPKALKEALGRIDPARPAIAPDAMRGVAVNAAPHDLLDASLRLLRLLDRPEDIAAMAPLIEQEILYRLLSGRFGQHLLQMAMADTVSNRIARATAWLRENFARPLRIEALAEHAGMSASSLHHQFKAVTAMTPMQYQKQLRLHEARRLMMIEKMDVGTAGYRVGYQSPSQFSREYRRLYGLPPLRDVAAANASLAAE
- the ndk gene encoding nucleoside-diphosphate kinase — translated: MALERTFSMIKPDATRRNLTGAITKMLEEAGLRVIASRRVWMSRREAEGFYAVHKDRPFFGELVEFMSSAPTVVQVLEGENAIARNREVMGATNPANAAEGTIRKVHALSIGENSVHGSDAPETAAEEIKYWFSDTEVVG
- a CDS encoding alpha/beta fold hydrolase → MPFITATDGTQLYWREWGQGQPMLFLSSLGFGSQMWDYQMIAFAEQGFRCICFDRRGHGRSDHPAGGYDHDTFADDVATLIEELDLSGITLVGHSMAGGEAVRYLTRHGGGRVSRLVLLAPMTPMLLRTDDNPDGAPREGFEALWALWKHDYSKWVTDNIAPFFIPETSPGMIRWGSTLVQVSVPVALACSRDMVEQDFRAELREIALPTLLIHGDRDRSAPIELTGKPSARLIPDCRFLVYEGAPHGMMYTHMDRLHADMLRFVRET
- a CDS encoding helix-turn-helix domain-containing protein, whose protein sequence is MTVHQTPFGVLLRRWREQRRMTQTDLALAAESSTRHLSYLETGRSRPSREMVARLAECLAVPLRDQNTLLLAAGFAPGFQERPLAELDAARKAIDSVLQAHKPYPAFAVDRHWNVVLSNSALPQLYEGCSADLMRSPVNAVRLILHPAGMGPRILNFTSWRDHTLHVLRQQIEARADPVIQGLLAEVMAYPVPPNSETADSQDAAQRLATPLRIATRLGTVSFLNTTTVFGTPNDVTLAELALEMLFPADGQTIEIVKAMVRAPAALT
- a CDS encoding class I SAM-dependent methyltransferase — its product is MTSTVPGFFQGTEMPTSGWWEALWPDPAVVLAATGIKAGMNVIDLCSGDGWFTLQIAKVARHVIAIDIDAELLEVARQRLAENGMTNCDFMAGDAYELARLASGPADFVFMANAFHGVPDRPRLARAVHATLAPAGRFAIVNWHQTPREKTVVLDEPRGPKTELRLSPEQTIAAVESSGLKLAELIDVPPYHYGAVFEESTSRG
- a CDS encoding META domain-containing protein yields the protein MFISDIRHQVDPLTDAPQTILLKMVPQASAEPAPVFGQSWVVEYVDGIGAIADPRATLRISEAGKAGGSDPCNVYFATAKVEGQSIAIRDIGSTFKACAPEVMAEEKAMFDALVKAASFRIDAGKLIIADKDNRDILRFSAAS
- a CDS encoding molybdenum cofactor biosynthesis protein MoaE, with the translated sequence MPATAIPMVRIQAQDFDIAAEIARLTDGRADIGAVVTFSGLCRDEQGRLSALELEHYPGMAEAEIARIATEAVERWPLQGLTAIHRHGKIRPGENIVLVVAASAHRQAAFEAANFLMDFLKSRAPFWKKEHLVDGSEGGWVEAKETDDKAASRWTSPSE
- the moaD gene encoding molybdopterin converting factor subunit 1, yielding MGSGKTRLIYFAWVRERIGMAEEDVDLPAGIETVADLLRWLKSRGEEYEHALQYPDVIRVAINQEHVDHRERIAGAREIALFPPMTGG
- the pgsA gene encoding CDP-diacylglycerol--glycerol-3-phosphate 3-phosphatidyltransferase, with the protein product MAKRAFNLPNMLTYARIVAVPLVVLCFFLEGHLKSSDFARWSALVIFLLASITDYLDGYLARAWQQTSNIGKMLDPIADKLLVATCLLLLAADTDRHAGIAGWSLWAAIIILCREILVSGLREYLAALKVSVPVTQLAKWKTAIQMVAIAFLLAGPAGDKIFPLTTLTGLVLLWIAALVTLYTGYDYFRAGLKHIMDE